One genomic window of Pseudomonas chlororaphis subsp. piscium includes the following:
- a CDS encoding (Fe-S)-binding protein, which yields MSELFYNAVPNATRVAPPLAEPRQYPSEKPSRVYLFGTCVVDLFYPEAGMDAIHLLEREGIRVEYPQGQSCCGQPAYTSGYTEQARTVARSQLALFAGDYPVVVPSGSCAGMIREHYADLFKDEPQTLKQVQALAERTYELAEFLLHVCKVQLKDSGEPVKVALHTSCSARREMNTHLHGRELLAQLGNVERVEHDHESECCGFGGTFSVRMPDISGAMVADKTRALKESGAHQVLSADCGCLMNINGSLEKQREALRGQHLASFLWQRTGGAA from the coding sequence ATGAGCGAGCTTTTTTACAACGCCGTGCCTAATGCGACCCGTGTCGCACCGCCCTTGGCCGAACCGCGCCAGTACCCCAGCGAGAAACCGTCGCGGGTCTACCTGTTCGGCACCTGCGTGGTCGACCTGTTCTACCCCGAAGCCGGGATGGATGCGATTCACCTGCTCGAGCGCGAAGGCATTCGCGTGGAGTACCCGCAAGGGCAAAGCTGCTGCGGACAACCGGCCTACACCTCGGGTTACACCGAGCAGGCGCGCACCGTGGCCCGCTCGCAACTGGCGCTGTTCGCCGGCGACTATCCGGTGGTGGTGCCGTCGGGTTCCTGCGCGGGGATGATTCGCGAGCACTACGCGGACTTGTTCAAGGATGAGCCGCAGACTTTGAAGCAGGTGCAGGCCCTGGCCGAACGCACCTACGAGCTGGCGGAGTTCCTGTTGCACGTATGCAAGGTGCAGCTCAAGGACAGTGGCGAACCGGTCAAGGTGGCGTTGCACACCTCCTGCTCGGCACGGCGCGAGATGAACACCCACCTGCACGGTCGTGAGCTGCTGGCACAACTGGGCAACGTGGAGCGGGTAGAACACGACCACGAAAGCGAATGCTGTGGCTTTGGCGGGACTTTCAGCGTCCGAATGCCGGACATCTCCGGCGCGATGGTCGCGGACAAGACCCGCGCGCTGAAGGAATCCGGCGCCCACCAGGTGCTGAGCGCCGACTGCGGCTGCTTGATGAACATCAACGGCTCGCTGGAGAAACAACGGGAAGCGCTGCGCGGCCAACACCTGGCCAGCTTCCTCTGGCAGCGTACCGGAGGTGCCGCATGA
- a CDS encoding lactate permease LctP family transporter, whose amino-acid sequence MQTWQQLYSPLGSLGLSALAAVIPIVFFFLALAVFRLKGHVAGSITLALSILVAIFAFQMPADMALAAAGYGFAYGLWPIAWIIVAAVFLYKLTVKSGQFEVIRSSVLSITDDQRLQVLLIGFCFGAFLEGAAGFGAPVAITAALLVGLGFNPLYAAGLCLIANTAPVAFGALGIPIIVAGQVTGIDAFKIGAMTGRQLPLLSLFVPFWLVFMMDGLRGVKETWPAALVAGLSFAVTQYFTSNFIGPELPDITSALASLIALTLFLKVWQPKRSFAAATASVGAAVVQNGGFGQPRTTQPSPYSFGEIFKAWSPFLILTVLVTIWTLKPFKAMFAAGGSMYSWVFNFAIPHLDQLVIKSAPIVATPTAIPAVFKLDPISATGTAIFFSALISMLVLKIDFKTGLTTFKETFYELRWPILSIGMVLAFAFVTNYSGMSSTMALVLAGTGAAFPFFSPFLGWLGVFLTGSDTSSNALFSSLQATTAHQIGVNDTLLVAANTSGGVTGKMISPQSIAVACAATGLVGKESDLFRFTLKHSLFFATIVGLITLAQAYWFTGMLVH is encoded by the coding sequence ATGCAAACCTGGCAACAGCTCTACAGCCCGCTCGGCAGCCTCGGCCTGTCCGCCCTCGCCGCCGTCATCCCGATCGTCTTCTTCTTCCTGGCTCTGGCCGTGTTCCGTCTCAAAGGACACGTCGCCGGCAGCATCACCCTGGCGTTGTCGATCCTGGTGGCGATCTTCGCCTTCCAGATGCCTGCCGACATGGCGCTTGCCGCCGCTGGCTATGGATTTGCCTACGGCCTGTGGCCAATCGCCTGGATCATCGTCGCCGCCGTATTCCTCTACAAACTGACGGTCAAGAGCGGCCAGTTCGAGGTCATCCGCAGCTCGGTGCTGTCGATCACCGACGACCAGCGCCTGCAGGTGCTGCTGATCGGTTTCTGCTTCGGGGCCTTCCTCGAAGGCGCCGCCGGTTTCGGCGCGCCGGTCGCCATTACTGCCGCGCTGCTGGTGGGCCTGGGGTTCAACCCACTGTACGCCGCCGGCCTGTGCCTGATCGCCAACACCGCCCCGGTGGCCTTTGGCGCCCTGGGTATTCCGATCATCGTGGCTGGCCAGGTGACCGGCATCGATGCCTTCAAGATCGGCGCCATGACCGGTCGCCAACTGCCGCTGCTGTCGCTGTTCGTACCGTTCTGGCTGGTGTTCATGATGGACGGCCTGCGCGGTGTCAAAGAGACCTGGCCCGCAGCCCTGGTGGCCGGCCTGAGCTTTGCCGTGACCCAGTACTTCACCTCGAACTTCATCGGCCCGGAACTGCCGGATATCACCTCGGCCCTGGCCAGCCTGATTGCCCTGACCCTGTTCCTCAAGGTCTGGCAACCCAAGCGTTCGTTCGCCGCGGCCACCGCCAGCGTCGGCGCCGCGGTCGTGCAGAATGGTGGCTTCGGCCAGCCACGCACGACTCAACCTTCGCCTTACAGCTTCGGTGAAATCTTCAAGGCCTGGTCGCCGTTCCTGATCCTCACCGTGCTGGTCACCATCTGGACCCTCAAGCCGTTCAAGGCGATGTTCGCCGCTGGCGGCTCGATGTACAGCTGGGTATTCAACTTCGCGATTCCGCACCTGGACCAACTGGTGATCAAGAGCGCGCCGATCGTCGCCACCCCGACCGCGATTCCGGCGGTGTTCAAGCTCGACCCGATTTCCGCGACCGGCACGGCGATTTTCTTCTCCGCGCTGATCTCGATGCTGGTGCTGAAGATCGATTTCAAAACTGGTCTGACCACTTTTAAAGAGACCTTCTACGAACTGCGCTGGCCGATCCTGTCCATCGGCATGGTGCTGGCCTTCGCCTTCGTCACCAACTATTCCGGCATGTCTTCGACCATGGCCCTGGTGCTGGCCGGCACGGGCGCGGCGTTCCCGTTCTTCTCGCCGTTCCTCGGCTGGCTGGGGGTGTTCCTGACCGGTTCGGACACTTCGTCCAACGCCCTGTTCAGCTCGCTGCAAGCCACCACCGCGCACCAGATCGGCGTCAACGACACCCTGCTGGTGGCGGCCAACACCAGCGGCGGCGTGACCGGCAAGATGATCTCGCCGCAATCGATCGCCGTGGCTTGCGCCGCCACCGGCCTGGTGGGCAAGGAATCGGACCTGTTCCGCTTTACCCTCAAGCACAGCCTATTCTTTGCCACCATCGTCGGCCTGATCACCCTGGCCCAGGCCTACTGGTTCACCGGCATGCTGGTGCACTGA